The proteins below are encoded in one region of Methanofollis aquaemaris:
- a CDS encoding ABC transporter substrate-binding protein: MTVYVAMDDTDNLNSRGTGRLARTVAAALAGEYEVFGVTRHQLFVDDAIPYTSHNSCAVIHLPHAEMQDVPAIFEIAETMMLDDFVEGSDPGLAVASASQITPALLAFGKDAKGKVLTQETARSLAKNLDIMLKGLGGTEDGVIGCMAGIGLARAGNDGRFLQVGRVREITGVSTAEELLEAGIDAIITRDGRQVTKGIIEAPEGKSVKPCPIGGWVVLIVDEQDGHIIPVKRD; this comes from the coding sequence ATGACAGTCTACGTAGCCATGGACGATACCGACAACCTCAACTCCCGCGGGACCGGGAGGCTCGCCAGGACCGTTGCAGCGGCCCTCGCCGGGGAGTACGAGGTCTTTGGCGTCACACGCCACCAACTCTTTGTCGACGATGCGATCCCCTATACCTCGCACAACTCATGTGCCGTCATCCACCTCCCGCATGCCGAAATGCAGGACGTTCCTGCGATCTTCGAGATCGCAGAGACGATGATGCTCGATGACTTCGTCGAGGGCAGCGACCCCGGCCTGGCCGTCGCCTCGGCCAGTCAGATCACGCCGGCCCTTCTCGCCTTCGGCAAGGACGCCAAGGGGAAGGTGCTCACCCAGGAGACGGCGCGAAGTCTTGCAAAGAACCTGGATATCATGCTCAAGGGTCTCGGCGGCACCGAGGACGGGGTCATCGGCTGCATGGCCGGGATTGGGCTTGCCCGTGCCGGGAACGACGGACGGTTCCTCCAGGTCGGGCGGGTCAGGGAGATCACCGGAGTGTCCACCGCCGAAGAACTTCTTGAGGCCGGGATCGACGCCATCATCACCCGTGACGGCAGGCAGGTCACGAAAGGGATCATCGAGGCACCGGAAGGGAAATCGGTGAAGCCCTGCCCGATCGGAGGCTGGGTCGTCCTCATCGTCGATGAACAGGACGGACACATCATCCCTGTGAAAAGAGATTGA
- a CDS encoding outer membrane protein assembly factor BamB family protein → MRKDYPESGGGHLRWIAVAFLLLFMIISIVPAAADTGTTVMPSNKDTLLRISNNENARFNDYGNNTYHFFSPTQSNTQGLNALHITTDASNSNGQVTFSNDQSGVFYLTDTGGRGWDDDGILMLAINGTLPDDFQVRIKASGYRWTPVLKGTYPTFENVTYVPDALDETFTKDDFLYGPQIWRPAAAVDYPIFDGQDMADTGNTFSIMFIDLNAGILGANTLSQPDFSEQSITDNGAIRIEYSFENLETFAAFDGYVYTVSSNQGQGVRWTNRLSATGSSGYAVIGVLPVLTSINVTPASADVGIGTSMQFTATALDQRDRPMDGVTFVWSSSNETVCTVNETGSFTAVAAGTTTITAANGTVKGTAEVTVTAAPSGPEPLPDYNHIFFKVANDAGVKYDAFGNQTYNIRFEGINRGLNALHISTDPAVNFGQVTVTENQSGTFYATDSGGKGYEDEIILLVAVNGSIPEDLRLRVKADGYTWTPNPECNQAPPLDTVTYQSSALDEVFTTEDFIYGPQIWKPTGNECDYPLYAGQDLEDKENTFHLMFIDLNAGVLRPNADLENRGAVRINYTFENLDTFAAFSVYAYCKNSNNGDDMVAWSNALTPDKTMSGYSVVGAGPGPKPSRIEAAPAAASLTVGENQQFVPTAFDADGNEMTGLVFTWSSSNETVGTVDATGTFAALAAGTTTVTASYGAVSGSAAVTVTERSGGLADSAWPMAGHDLRHTGQSPYTGPSDPMQKWSYTTAGFLTIQPVIDQNGTIYVGSRDRSLHAVNPDGTLKWSYTAGHQIYTAAAIDSEGTVYFGCRDMKIYAVSPDGTLKWTFTPGGAVSSAPAIGSDGTIYAGSSDMKIYAVNPDGTLKWSYTTGGAVSTAPAVDSDGTIYAGSADMKLYAVNPDGTLRWSYTTGGAVNAAPAIASDGTIIVGSNDGNLYALNPDGTLKWSYAIGGSVASPAIGSDGMIYAGSANFNITALNPDGTLKWSYATGAAIASAPVVDAMGTVYISSNDKNLYAFGQDGTLKWTFLDPVSPRFFNAPAIGADGTIYVGSTDRNLYAITENTAPRLTTISLVPEAPTVLKGNGLSLTATAIDQYGNQMEGVVFAWTSSNETVGMVNATSYFTALTAGKTVVTASNGTVKGNTTITVHPEGPVTLSVDASGGGDFTTIQAAVDAAFDGDRIIVRDGTYVENVVVDRSVHLGSMNGPSSTIIRPADPTGNIVTIKSDNVTVEGFSLTGTTPNPNDDPSIDMWNWRNAIYSYECDNLTVAGNEVFDDYLGICIRKAHNSTISGNTVHDVYARGIRLDGQVSLWDKNGRGASGNTISNNVLYNITDATDALSPICITYATENTITRNEIHDPSCYGLYLYRSESNIISENQFRNLSVGGIVPYYATDNLFVSNTFTGGQYAFFIRKGGSNTAYLNTFNTRSTLELIANQPAASWQWNSTEPVNYMVHGEARPSYLGNFWGPSFTCNDSNYDGIGDEPFVISSSPSQIDNYPLCGPWKDGVILAPASIVLTPQTSSLAPGDILTFTTTAYDDNGAEMLPLTFGWTSSDTTVGTVNATGVFIAHKAGTTTVTASANGVFSTAMVTVTPPHGDQTKDSSLDVPGCNITEIGDGTHEVRINTTATNATVSGNTIQIDEDTFSLTIETEGAPTVVNGTVNGTVTGIALETNPITTTLDTVGTVSASIGANLTGIPAGAALETTVSQNISADARSAFQLAATTDGLNLGAIAYTMNIKKTNLANGQDIANATITMAVSPAWVDAHGGVDAVRIIRSAEDGTKEVLKTVLVGTDVDGNMVFEAFSPKGLSVFGLTAVTKSAEPPASHSSSGGGSSSSNVAAISGSIPAGESQTFVVSKTAVRRITVDAYDEIGDLLVTVKKTSLSKGMDAPGQTTFEIVETALHRADPSAIAEVTFEFAVPTTWLKEHGLSTDNIVLLQYEDGAWKPLKTTFVKEENGLALYSAEASGFSYFAIATGEIISAAGQAGETVTPTPVVTDAPATVEETTAPATAAPTQKSPVFWVLSLVAIGVVFILKKA, encoded by the coding sequence ATGAGAAAAGATTATCCTGAAAGCGGGGGGGGGCACCTGCGGTGGATCGCCGTAGCGTTCCTCCTGCTCTTTATGATCATCAGTATCGTCCCGGCGGCGGCCGATACCGGTACGACGGTTATGCCGTCGAACAAGGATACGCTGTTACGGATCTCGAACAACGAAAACGCCCGGTTCAACGACTACGGCAACAACACCTATCATTTCTTCAGCCCAACTCAGAGTAACACACAGGGTCTGAACGCTCTTCATATTACGACCGATGCCTCGAACTCCAATGGTCAGGTCACTTTCAGTAACGACCAGTCGGGTGTCTTCTATCTCACCGACACCGGCGGCCGCGGCTGGGACGACGACGGCATCCTGATGCTGGCGATCAACGGCACTCTTCCCGATGACTTTCAGGTTCGCATCAAGGCGAGCGGCTATCGGTGGACACCTGTACTCAAGGGCACCTATCCGACATTCGAGAACGTCACCTATGTGCCTGACGCACTGGATGAGACGTTCACAAAGGATGACTTCCTCTACGGTCCGCAGATCTGGAGACCCGCCGCGGCGGTCGATTACCCGATCTTCGACGGGCAGGACATGGCGGATACGGGGAACACTTTCTCGATCATGTTCATCGACCTGAACGCAGGTATCCTCGGTGCGAACACGCTATCCCAGCCAGACTTCTCTGAACAGTCGATCACCGACAACGGTGCGATCAGGATCGAGTATTCCTTCGAAAACCTGGAGACCTTCGCCGCGTTCGACGGCTACGTCTATACGGTCTCCTCGAACCAAGGACAGGGCGTCCGCTGGACCAACCGCCTGAGCGCAACAGGATCGTCCGGTTATGCCGTTATCGGCGTCCTCCCGGTCCTGACCTCGATCAATGTCACTCCCGCGAGCGCTGACGTCGGGATCGGCACCTCGATGCAGTTCACCGCCACCGCTCTCGACCAGAGAGACCGACCGATGGACGGCGTGACCTTTGTGTGGTCGAGCAGCAACGAGACGGTCTGCACCGTGAACGAAACCGGTTCCTTCACCGCCGTCGCCGCGGGCACGACCACGATCACCGCGGCAAACGGCACCGTCAAAGGTACGGCTGAAGTGACCGTCACCGCGGCGCCCAGCGGGCCAGAGCCCCTTCCCGACTACAACCACATCTTCTTCAAAGTCGCCAACGACGCCGGCGTGAAGTACGACGCCTTCGGCAACCAGACCTACAACATCAGGTTCGAAGGAATCAACCGCGGCCTCAATGCCCTCCACATCTCCACCGACCCTGCGGTAAACTTCGGGCAGGTGACCGTGACGGAGAACCAGAGCGGCACCTTCTATGCGACTGATTCCGGGGGCAAGGGATACGAAGACGAGATCATCCTGCTGGTCGCCGTGAACGGCAGCATCCCCGAAGACCTCAGGCTCCGTGTGAAAGCGGACGGCTACACCTGGACCCCGAACCCGGAGTGCAACCAGGCCCCGCCCCTCGACACGGTCACCTACCAGTCTTCGGCCCTTGACGAGGTCTTCACCACGGAGGACTTCATCTACGGCCCGCAGATCTGGAAACCGACCGGGAACGAGTGTGATTATCCCCTCTATGCCGGGCAAGATCTGGAGGACAAGGAGAACACCTTCCATCTGATGTTCATCGACCTGAATGCCGGCGTACTCCGACCGAACGCCGACCTGGAGAACCGGGGTGCGGTGCGGATCAACTACACCTTCGAGAACCTCGACACTTTTGCGGCCTTCAGCGTCTATGCCTACTGCAAAAACTCGAACAACGGCGATGACATGGTTGCGTGGTCCAATGCCCTCACCCCTGACAAAACGATGAGCGGGTACTCGGTCGTCGGCGCAGGGCCCGGCCCGAAGCCTTCCCGCATCGAGGCAGCACCGGCGGCGGCATCCCTCACCGTCGGTGAAAATCAGCAGTTCGTCCCCACCGCCTTCGATGCCGATGGGAATGAGATGACCGGCCTCGTCTTCACCTGGTCGAGTTCCAACGAGACAGTCGGCACCGTTGACGCCACCGGCACCTTCGCTGCTCTCGCCGCTGGCACGACCACCGTCACCGCTTCGTACGGTGCGGTCTCGGGCAGCGCTGCGGTGACCGTCACCGAACGTTCCGGCGGTCTTGCCGACTCGGCATGGCCGATGGCAGGGCATGACTTGAGGCATACCGGACAGAGCCCATATACCGGACCGAGCGACCCGATGCAGAAATGGTCGTACACTACGGCTGGTTTCCTCACGATCCAGCCAGTGATCGACCAGAACGGAACGATTTATGTTGGCTCCAGGGACAGGAGTCTTCACGCCGTCAACCCAGACGGCACGCTGAAGTGGTCCTATACCGCCGGCCATCAGATCTATACGGCGGCGGCGATCGACAGCGAGGGCACTGTCTACTTCGGCTGCCGTGACATGAAGATCTATGCCGTGAGCCCCGACGGCACGCTTAAGTGGACGTTTACGCCCGGCGGTGCCGTCTCCTCGGCCCCGGCGATCGGTTCCGACGGCACGATCTATGCCGGCTCATCCGACATGAAGATCTACGCCGTGAACCCGGACGGCACGCTGAAATGGTCGTACACCACCGGTGGAGCAGTAAGCACAGCTCCGGCAGTCGACTCTGACGGCACGATCTACGCCGGTTCTGCCGACATGAAACTTTACGCCGTCAACCCTGACGGTACCCTGAGGTGGTCGTACACTACTGGCGGTGCGGTCAACGCAGCCCCGGCCATCGCCTCAGACGGTACGATCATTGTCGGATCGAACGACGGCAATCTCTACGCTCTGAACCCTGACGGCACGCTGAAATGGTCATACGCAATCGGCGGTTCCGTTGCGTCACCGGCGATCGGATCAGATGGCATGATCTATGCAGGGTCGGCAAATTTCAACATCACGGCTCTCAACCCAGACGGAACTCTGAAGTGGTCGTACGCGACTGGAGCCGCCATCGCTTCGGCGCCGGTTGTCGATGCAATGGGAACTGTCTATATTTCCTCAAATGACAAGAATCTCTACGCCTTTGGTCAGGACGGCACCCTGAAGTGGACTTTTCTCGACCCGGTGAGCCCGCGGTTCTTCAACGCTCCGGCGATCGGCGCCGACGGCACGATCTACGTCGGATCGACTGACAGGAATCTCTATGCGATCACTGAAAACACCGCACCCAGACTCACCACTATTTCTCTTGTACCGGAGGCGCCCACAGTCCTCAAAGGGAATGGACTTTCGCTCACTGCAACGGCCATCGACCAGTACGGAAACCAGATGGAAGGGGTCGTCTTCGCCTGGACGAGCAGCAACGAGACGGTCGGTATGGTGAACGCCACCAGCTACTTCACCGCCCTTACCGCCGGCAAAACGGTGGTCACCGCCTCAAATGGCACCGTGAAAGGCAACACCACCATCACGGTCCACCCAGAGGGCCCGGTCACCTTGTCTGTCGATGCCTCCGGCGGAGGAGATTTCACCACCATCCAGGCGGCGGTCGACGCAGCGTTCGATGGCGATCGCATCATCGTCAGGGACGGCACCTATGTTGAAAATGTCGTCGTCGACCGGTCGGTGCATCTTGGATCGATGAACGGGCCGTCATCGACGATCATCCGGCCGGCGGATCCGACCGGTAACATCGTCACAATAAAATCGGATAATGTCACCGTCGAGGGATTCTCTCTCACCGGGACAACTCCCAACCCAAATGATGATCCCAGTATCGATATGTGGAACTGGCGAAATGCCATCTATTCCTATGAATGCGATAACCTAACTGTTGCAGGAAATGAGGTTTTCGACGACTATTTAGGCATTTGCATCAGAAAAGCACACAACTCAACCATCAGCGGGAACACCGTTCATGATGTGTACGCCAGAGGGATCAGGTTGGATGGTCAGGTGTCCTTATGGGACAAAAACGGCAGGGGAGCAAGCGGGAACACGATCTCCAACAATGTTCTCTACAACATCACCGATGCAACAGATGCACTAAGTCCGATCTGCATCACGTATGCCACAGAGAACACTATAACAAGGAACGAGATCCATGATCCCAGCTGCTATGGCCTGTACCTTTATCGGTCGGAATCGAATATTATCTCAGAAAACCAGTTCAGAAATCTCAGCGTTGGCGGCATTGTGCCATATTACGCCACTGACAACCTCTTCGTGTCCAACACGTTCACGGGTGGACAATACGCCTTCTTCATCAGGAAAGGTGGTTCAAACACTGCATACCTCAACACGTTCAACACCCGATCCACACTTGAATTGATAGCCAATCAACCTGCTGCATCCTGGCAGTGGAACTCCACCGAACCGGTGAACTATATGGTCCACGGTGAAGCACGGCCCTCGTACCTCGGAAACTTCTGGGGCCCATCCTTTACCTGTAATGACTCGAATTACGACGGTATCGGCGACGAACCTTTCGTCATCTCGTCGTCGCCGTCACAGATCGACAATTATCCCCTTTGTGGCCCCTGGAAGGATGGCGTCATTCTCGCCCCGGCCTCGATCGTCCTTACGCCGCAGACTTCTTCACTTGCTCCTGGCGACATTCTGACGTTCACCACCACTGCCTATGACGACAACGGCGCTGAAATGTTGCCCCTCACCTTCGGGTGGACGTCGTCCGATACCACCGTGGGCACGGTGAACGCCACCGGCGTCTTCATCGCCCACAAGGCCGGCACGACGACGGTTACTGCCTCTGCCAACGGCGTGTTCAGCACCGCCATGGTCACGGTGACCCCGCCGCACGGCGACCAGACGAAGGACTCGTCGCTCGACGTTCCGGGTTGTAACATCACGGAGATCGGCGACGGCACGCACGAGGTCAGGATTAACACCACCGCCACCAACGCCACCGTCTCCGGTAACACCATCCAGATCGATGAGGATACCTTCAGCCTCACCATCGAGACCGAGGGCGCTCCCACGGTTGTGAACGGCACCGTGAACGGTACCGTCACCGGCATCGCCCTGGAGACCAACCCCATCACCACTACCCTCGACACCGTCGGCACGGTTTCTGCCTCGATCGGCGCGAACCTCACCGGCATCCCCGCGGGCGCCGCCCTTGAGACCACGGTCTCCCAGAACATCTCAGCCGACGCGCGGAGCGCCTTCCAGCTCGCAGCCACCACCGACGGCCTGAACCTCGGCGCCATTGCCTACACGATGAACATCAAGAAGACCAACCTCGCGAACGGTCAGGACATCGCGAACGCCACGATCACCATGGCCGTGAGCCCGGCATGGGTCGATGCGCACGGCGGCGTCGACGCGGTCAGGATCATCAGGTCCGCGGAGGACGGCACCAAGGAAGTCCTGAAAACGGTCCTTGTCGGCACCGACGTAGACGGGAATATGGTCTTCGAGGCCTTCTCGCCGAAGGGTCTCTCGGTCTTTGGTCTGACCGCGGTCACGAAGTCCGCCGAACCGCCTGCATCGCACTCTTCCTCCGGCGGCGGGAGTAGCAGTTCCAACGTCGCCGCGATCTCGGGCTCCATCCCTGCCGGGGAGTCGCAGACCTTTGTGGTGAGCAAGACGGCGGTTCGCAGGATCACCGTCGACGCATATGACGAGATCGGCGACCTCCTGGTGACGGTGAAGAAGACCTCTCTCTCGAAGGGCATGGATGCCCCCGGCCAGACGACCTTCGAGATCGTTGAGACCGCTCTCCACCGGGCCGACCCCTCCGCGATCGCCGAGGTGACCTTCGAGTTCGCGGTGCCGACGACCTGGCTCAAGGAGCACGGCCTCTCCACTGACAATATTGTCCTCCTCCAGTACGAGGACGGAGCCTGGAAACCACTCAAGACCACGTTCGTGAAGGAAGAGAACGGCCTGGCCCTGTACTCGGCCGAGGCCTCCGGGTTCTCGTACTTCGCAATCGCGACCGGTGAGATCATCTCTGCCGCCGGGCAGGCCGGTGAGACGGTCACGCCGACCCCCGTCGTGACCGATGCACCTGCAACGGTCGAGGAGACGACTGCCCCGGCGACCGCGGCGCCGACGCAGAAGTCGCCGGTCTTCTGGGTACTCTCTCTTGTGGCGATTGGAGTTGTTTTCATCCTGAAAAAGGCGTGA
- a CDS encoding AAA family ATPase, with protein sequence MQNNTIPTEEGNAQIQECRDALIQVKEEMQRVIVGQDETIRDLLTALVAGGNVLLEGVPGLAKTLTVRTLAACTACSFARIQFTPDLLPSDITGTTVYRQHDGVFSLVKGPVFHNIVLADEINRAPPKVQSALLEAMQERQVTIQGETCVLPDPFFVLATQNPIESEGTYPLPEAQTDRFLFKLIMDYPGVEDEVEILDRFAARTEVAPACVLTVPELQNIQATARAVRADPAVREYATRIVDATRHPDIYALKTGEYIEWGASPRATISLVLGAKARALLEGRTYIVPHDIKAVAHNALRHRILLTYTADACGVRSDAIIDEVLGVVEVP encoded by the coding sequence GTGCAGAATAACACAATACCGACAGAAGAAGGAAACGCTCAGATACAGGAGTGCAGAGACGCCCTTATACAGGTAAAAGAGGAAATGCAACGGGTGATCGTCGGGCAGGATGAGACGATCAGAGACCTCCTCACCGCCCTCGTCGCGGGGGGCAACGTCCTCCTCGAAGGGGTGCCGGGTCTGGCAAAGACCCTCACCGTCAGGACGCTCGCCGCCTGCACCGCATGCTCCTTCGCGCGCATCCAGTTCACGCCCGACCTCCTCCCCTCGGATATCACCGGCACGACTGTCTACCGCCAGCACGACGGCGTCTTCTCCCTGGTGAAGGGACCGGTCTTCCACAACATCGTCCTGGCAGACGAGATCAACCGCGCCCCGCCGAAGGTCCAGTCGGCCCTCCTCGAAGCGATGCAGGAGCGGCAGGTCACCATCCAGGGCGAGACCTGTGTCCTCCCAGACCCGTTCTTCGTCCTGGCCACCCAGAACCCGATCGAGTCCGAAGGAACCTACCCCCTCCCCGAGGCCCAGACCGATCGCTTCCTCTTCAAACTCATCATGGACTATCCTGGAGTGGAGGACGAGGTCGAGATCCTCGACCGGTTTGCCGCCAGGACCGAGGTCGCCCCTGCCTGTGTCCTCACCGTCCCCGAACTCCAGAACATTCAGGCCACCGCACGCGCCGTCCGCGCCGACCCGGCAGTGCGGGAGTACGCCACCAGGATCGTGGACGCCACCCGGCACCCCGACATATATGCCCTCAAGACCGGCGAGTACATCGAGTGGGGCGCCTCGCCGCGCGCCACCATCTCCCTGGTGCTGGGGGCCAAGGCCCGCGCCCTCCTGGAGGGGCGCACCTACATCGTCCCCCACGACATCAAGGCCGTTGCCCACAACGCCCTGCGCCACCGCATCCTTCTCACCTACACCGCAGACGCCTGCGGCGTCAGGAGCGACGCGATCATCGACGAGGTGCTCGGTGTCGTCGAGGTGCCGTGA
- a CDS encoding DUF58 domain-containing protein, with protein METAADLIARVRPVPLMALLQAGGTFAGGHRSPLVGQGIEFAGIRAYVPGDDVRTIDWKVTARRAAPYVREYTEDREMNLYIAVDCSASGGFVGAGQKDKTIIDTAAALVLGAESCGDRVGLCLFSDRMENLIPARRGRRHVAVLLSSLLARLPFSGRTDLQAALGALAPSLPPLSTVLIISDFFTPPFTEALKVLGKKHRVVLLRVTDPNEEKLPDLGLISLEDAESGEQMIVDTADPTIRRRFSEASAGHARDLALAAGECRAPLIPLTAGNDLRETLMQERGRR; from the coding sequence ATGGAGACGGCCGCCGACCTGATCGCACGGGTGAGGCCGGTACCGCTGATGGCCCTTCTCCAGGCCGGCGGCACCTTTGCCGGCGGGCACCGTTCCCCCCTCGTCGGGCAGGGGATCGAGTTCGCCGGAATCAGGGCCTACGTCCCCGGCGACGACGTGCGCACCATCGACTGGAAGGTCACCGCCCGTCGCGCCGCCCCCTATGTCAGGGAATATACCGAAGACCGGGAGATGAACCTCTACATCGCCGTCGACTGCTCGGCTTCGGGAGGATTTGTCGGGGCCGGACAGAAAGACAAAACGATCATCGATACGGCGGCGGCCCTCGTCCTCGGCGCCGAGTCGTGCGGCGACCGGGTGGGACTCTGCCTCTTCTCCGACCGGATGGAAAACCTCATCCCGGCGCGCCGGGGACGGCGACATGTGGCCGTCCTCCTCTCAAGCCTCCTTGCGCGACTGCCCTTCTCTGGCCGCACCGACCTCCAGGCCGCGCTTGGCGCCCTTGCCCCGTCCCTTCCCCCCCTGAGCACCGTCCTCATCATCTCCGACTTCTTCACCCCGCCCTTCACCGAGGCGCTGAAGGTGCTCGGGAAGAAGCATCGGGTGGTGCTCCTCCGCGTCACCGACCCCAACGAAGAGAAACTCCCCGACCTCGGCCTCATCTCCCTCGAGGACGCGGAGAGCGGGGAGCAGATGATCGTCGATACCGCTGATCCCACCATCAGGCGGCGTTTCAGCGAGGCCTCGGCCGGACACGCACGCGACCTGGCCCTGGCCGCCGGCGAGTGCCGGGCCCCGCTGATCCCCCTCACGGCCGGGAACGACCTCAGAGAGACCCTGATGCAAGAGCGGGGGCGGCGCTGA
- a CDS encoding vWA domain-containing protein, which produces MAGFSHPLWLLGLLGLPLLYLLYLRAEKTRKREALLFSGVTLVREAIGETKPSRRPQALFLLTLLAIALLVTGLAGPHLPLEGMHEGVSVVLAIDTSGSMAATDYPPNRLSSAKSAAEKLLDGLESEDYAGVVIFENGAMSAAYLSPDHEQVIGKLQAIKLRDGPTALGDGLALAVDMADAIPNRKKVVVILSDGMNNAGIISPAQAAGFAVERGVRVYTVGLGSAGPVAFGAAEDGSTQYARLDEKTLREVAAATGGKYFRSVDGDTLQEIYAALPAEIEREPEETDVAWVFFLTAVIVLLAECWLRYGRGRILP; this is translated from the coding sequence GTGGCCGGATTCTCTCATCCCCTCTGGCTGCTCGGCCTCCTCGGCCTGCCTCTTCTGTATCTCCTCTACCTCAGGGCAGAGAAGACACGGAAGAGAGAAGCACTACTCTTCTCCGGCGTGACCCTTGTCAGAGAAGCGATCGGGGAGACAAAACCTTCCAGACGACCGCAGGCTCTCTTCCTCCTCACCCTCCTTGCTATCGCCCTCCTGGTCACCGGCCTCGCCGGTCCCCACCTCCCGCTGGAAGGGATGCATGAAGGAGTCTCGGTGGTGCTCGCGATCGATACCTCGGGAAGCATGGCGGCGACCGACTACCCGCCAAACCGCCTCTCGTCTGCAAAGTCGGCCGCAGAAAAACTGCTCGACGGACTGGAGAGCGAGGACTACGCGGGCGTCGTCATCTTCGAGAACGGTGCGATGAGCGCTGCCTACCTCTCACCCGACCACGAGCAGGTCATCGGAAAACTCCAGGCCATCAAACTCAGGGACGGCCCCACCGCCCTCGGCGACGGCCTCGCCCTCGCCGTGGACATGGCCGACGCCATCCCGAACCGGAAGAAGGTGGTCGTCATCCTCTCGGATGGGATGAACAATGCCGGCATCATCTCGCCGGCGCAGGCCGCCGGGTTTGCCGTGGAGCGGGGCGTCCGGGTCTACACCGTCGGCCTCGGGTCCGCAGGCCCGGTCGCCTTCGGGGCTGCGGAAGACGGATCCACTCAGTATGCCCGCCTCGACGAGAAGACGCTCAGGGAGGTGGCGGCGGCGACCGGCGGGAAATATTTCAGGTCGGTGGACGGCGACACCTTGCAGGAGATCTACGCCGCCCTGCCCGCCGAGATCGAGCGGGAACCCGAGGAGACCGATGTCGCCTGGGTCTTCTTCCTGACGGCCGTCATCGTTCTCCTCGCGGAATGCTGGCTGCGATATGGAAGGGGGCGGATCCTTCCATGA
- a CDS encoding nitroreductase, with amino-acid sequence MKEKEITGYSGIRGLFVVSMVLMMVAITVVPAAALTTLPYKHCNISVANDNGTRFYDFYEDNYYMKFDGGGLNALHITTDPSLPYGQTTSVTGNNGFCEGTFYVSDTGGRGYDDDIILMFATNSSDDDFTLTINASGYQWTPTTNKLPPSNNDITYVPAALYDTFGPANFSYGPQIYKMSSVVNYPLFYGQDMSQTTDPFKMKMMFIDLNVGALGINSSLSSGGMAEVDYTLENFTGFGAFNAYAWCLSSNQGQGISWTNRVLDAGSSGYTVSL; translated from the coding sequence ATGAAAGAAAAAGAGATTACCGGTTACTCTGGCATCAGGGGCCTTTTTGTGGTTTCTATGGTCCTGATGATGGTTGCGATCACGGTCGTACCTGCGGCTGCTTTGACTACACTGCCGTACAAACACTGCAACATATCAGTAGCAAACGACAATGGAACGAGATTTTATGACTTTTATGAGGACAACTATTACATGAAGTTCGATGGCGGCGGCCTCAACGCTCTCCACATCACGACCGATCCCTCTCTGCCTTATGGGCAGACGACCAGTGTTACTGGAAATAATGGGTTCTGCGAAGGGACGTTCTATGTTTCTGACACTGGCGGCAGAGGCTATGACGACGATATCATCCTGATGTTTGCCACAAACAGTTCTGACGATGACTTCACTCTCACTATCAATGCAAGTGGATACCAGTGGACGCCGACCACCAACAAACTCCCTCCCTCGAACAATGATATTACCTATGTCCCTGCAGCACTGTATGATACATTCGGCCCGGCGAATTTCTCGTACGGTCCTCAGATCTATAAAATGTCAAGCGTCGTCAATTATCCGCTATTCTATGGGCAGGATATGTCCCAAACCACCGATCCCTTCAAAATGAAAATGATGTTCATCGATCTGAACGTCGGAGCACTCGGGATAAACAGTTCCCTGAGCAGTGGCGGTATGGCGGAAGTCGACTACACCCTTGAAAACTTCACGGGATTTGGTGCATTCAATGCCTATGCCTGGTGCCTCAGTTCCAATCAGGGCCAGGGGATCTCCTGGACAAACAGGGTCTTGGATGCGGGCAGCAGTGGCTATACGGTGAGCCTCTGA